One Triticum dicoccoides isolate Atlit2015 ecotype Zavitan chromosome 3B, WEW_v2.0, whole genome shotgun sequence genomic window, GAATAAACTAAAAGTTTTCTTTGCAGTTTTTTctatcattttctaaaaaaaatacacatccaaGAAAAAAGCACAGCTATCTGCCGGGCCCCACAGACAGCTAGCACAAAAGCTATAGGGCCTTGCTCATTTAGGCCTCTTTATCTTTTTTTCCTTGGATTCCATGtgtaggccatgtggatgtggaagcCGCCATTGGTACAGCTCCATCTCCATCATTAACCACCTTCGTTCCATCTATTCAACTGGAGAATCACCTATTTGTATGTACACTGTTGCCTGATGTTTGCATTTGATATGAAAAGCCACATGCATGTCTCTGCTCGTACATATCAATATGCTCGGCTTTTCAGTAAATTGCCTTCAGAAATCACAATCATTCACTTGCCCCATCGATCAGACAAGCAGATGAGGGCACGCATGCATGCTACCACAGACAGGACGTTGACGCAGTGCACCCCATGCATGGCCGCAACACATGTGTACGTACAGCACGAACAGTTGATCATCATCTTCTCTTTGCCTCCATTCAGATAATTGCTGGATTCACTGGAGCAGGGCAGCTGGTGTAGGGTAGGGAGTGTGGAGGCCACCACCTATATCGCCATTTGCCAAATACAGTACTGCCCCATCCCCCATGCCCTTCAGCCCGTGAAGCAAAGCAAGGTCCCTACAATGCAGCAGACAGGCAGTTCTGCAGAGCATTATGCATATGTCCTACCACCATTGCAGGTACTCATTTTTTCCATTCACTGGTAAAAATGGTAACTTCTTATTTCCCTTTCTACCAAGCAAAATAATTTGCCAAATACCCCTCGAGCCTGGCTTAAATATTAGTCCCACACTCTCAAGACATAGCCAAGTTCAACACCGGAGAGGCCACCATTTGCTCAAGCAGTGGTGCTGAATTTATAAAAGTTCTCAAGCAGAGACATTAATTCTTGGCCCACGAGCTTCTGGAAAAGAGCCAAATTAATTTGGCAATTATCACGTGCATAGATTATCTAATGTAACATTCCATTGTTCAACTGACATGTCGCTACGTATGTGTGTGCGCCATTTTATACACGGATGGTTTGACTTGCTACATCATATGAGTTGTCGATTCATAATATTTCAGCACATTACGGTATAGCTAGTTGACGGTGGAGTAATGTGTCATGCCTTTCGTGTGACGGAAGTCAGCGAGAGCAACATTAGTATAGCTAGTTGTAACAACATATTTATGGGCGAAGGCACTAAAAAAATAACCCAACAAATTTTACACACTGAATTTAAACAAATACTGGAGCTTCATGCTTGACACGAGTAAGTTATAAGAAACCAAAGTGGATACAATTTTTAAGAAAGTGGTGATTCTCAAAAGTGCCGATTAGCTAGCAACCAATCACCTTCACttgctttttcttctttttagagaaACGTCATTTTCGATTGCTAAATTTATAAAATGAACAAACGgacgtgtcctttcccggtgagctTTCGGCCAACCACATCAGGCTCTCCCCAGTCACCCACTCTCTTACGACGAGGAAGAAAGTGAAGTATTGAATGGGTCCAGAACCAAAAGCCGTCACATAATAGTATTCAGCATGTTTACATGCATATGGATGCAGAAACCTCTGCCTCTCACTTTCATCCATCCCTTTCTCTAATATTTTCTCGGTCTTACCGTATATTATACTCCTTTATTTGATACTTTAGTTAGCATATTTTTTGACATACTCCTTTGTTTGATACTTTAGTCAACATATATTTGTTTCACATGACGCCCACATGGCCACATATtgtattttttttcagttttgccAAGGTTTGCTTTCGCCAGAGGATACTAATTAACTTAACTTTCAATCTCAAGGTCTGGATGTTGTGGGAACAAGGTTCATTCCCCTAAATAATGAATTTCGTCTTACCCTATATATTGTATATAGTTGCCTGAAAAAACAACAACTCCTGCATGGTATATATAGTTAATGCTAGAATAACTTACAGTATTGACCCTCTTTTGCTCCCAGATGTGCGATGATTAAGCGGAGCAAAAAATTAAGCAGACTACACAGTAGAAGTAAATTACATTCGAGAAAGTTGGGGATAATATTGAGCATCTGCACCATGCAATCACATAGCCAGAATATCGAGCAATACATGAATATAAGCTTATTCTGAAAATACTCCAGCAACCAACAACAAGCCGTGACAGCCCAGAAGTCAGTGAAAAATCACAGATCAGTCAACATCCTTTTCCATACATTGATCATGTTGTGAAAACAACATGAAGAAGATGTTATATAGCTACTGAAGGGTGTTCCCATCCCGTTCTTCTAGCTAATAACTAGACATATGTACCATATGCGGGATTTTCTCTTTATATATAGTTATGGGATATATATTTTATACAAACAAATTTACTATCATACCAATGCTCTCAGTCTTTCGGAAACACTTGAAACATCTATGCCAATTCTCGAGCTGAAGGCCTGCACAAGATAGAGAGAGGAAATTAATTGATGCAACTAATTAACCCATGTTAATTTCATGGAAAAGGTAGATAACAAATTAGATTTATATTTAGATGGAAAGAAGTTCTTAATCATACAGTTAAAGACTTTTTCCAGTCACGGTAAATTAAATTTAAGACATAAATTCTAGCAGATGGAGGGTCGGGAAGAGAAAAAGAAAGGAATTAAaatttgtgtggcacatgtgtaTATCTATGGTCATTTTCAAACTCTTTATCTAGCTTTCCTCAATTTTATCTCTCCCTACATAGAGAGGAATCTACTGTCCATATTTTTCATGTATGTGTATATGCATCACTTTCATGTTCCCTTTGTGTCTTTCACTTGTGTATATACCATTAGTTTACTTCAATATGTGTAGGTACACTAGAAACAAAGGTGAATCCCTCCAATATATATGGACACAGCAAGTAAATAGTTATGGTCAAAATGTATACTCGGTCTCATGTGTGCCTAATATTATACAACATGGGTTGTATTTTCTTGTGCAGATGTGAAAGGCTATACCTATATATGTACATACCCTGGAGTGTATGGTGTAGAAGATTTTGTGGCCAACAACGGAGTGATTGGCATTGACGACCTCGGCGCCTTCTTCCTCGAGGATGGTGATCACCTGGTGGAGCATGATCGGCCTCTCTGTGCTGCATACCAGCACCACATCCATGCTTGTATCATCGTGTTGTTGCACCTCCACCACCGGTGCCAATGCCTCCCAATGTTTCTCTCCTTCTGGTGACCCCGCACCACCACTCGTGGTAGGGGTGGTGGTGGGCGTTGAGGCACCACTAGCCCCTCTTGCGGCAGCCATTGCTTGTGCAGAGTTCCTCCTATGTTGCAGCTCGTCCACCCTCTCTTTGAGCTTCTTGATGTATGACGCAGCCTCATCCAGGCTGCCTAGCCGGGTCATCGTATCCTATATACACATTTAAAGTCCAACAGTGTTAGAAAAATATGAGAAAAGATATCAAAGATATCAAAGGACGTTTATTTGTTTTGCAAAGATAAGTCATCTTATTTTGATAATGGAAGAGCTATATTTTCTGGATCTATGCATCCTGAATGCACATGACCACACATAATAATCTTCTGAGTTTGGAAATATTATAAAATCATCTCTTGTAAAACTAACCATGGATTCTCTTTAGACTTCCTGTTACTACTTGACAAAGAGTTTGATACGCTAATGGTTTATGTGTGCCACCCAAATGTTTTCACATACGTACCTACAATTCATGCTTCCTTAACAGTTGAGAATCTCTTACTGTATGATATTTTCGTCCAATGTGCATCCTTATTTTTTTAATCAATTCTTCATCCTTAGTTGGTTCTTAATCCCGGATTAGTTCTTCTATTTCTCAGAAATCTTCTTAATATCTGCAACGGAGTTGTACTTGCTACTTCGTCCTATTTCTAGCTGTCTAGTACGGCCCATCCTTGAGTTCCATTTGTCACCCGGATAGTAATTTCAACGAGTGAGATATTTGTCCTCTTAAGTAATTTGAAATCTTCTCAGATTTGTACTACACCAATTTATTGTTAGCTTGACCTTTAGTTAATGTACTTTCCCTCCGTCACATATTAGTTTGTCATTGAAACGGATGTATCTCGATGGAGTGAATATTATTAATAGGTAAGAAATATTTACGTGAAGAGCCACATAAGACCTCATACGTCCAATGGAGGCACAAAATTAATAAAGCATTATATGTGTTTCTTATATATTTATGGATATCGAATTCCGAGCTCAGTTTTTGAGAGATGAACAAAATGATTCTTGCAAGCTCAGAAAAAAAAACATATGCATTTCAAACATGACACTGTCTTGGATATCTCCTGGGAACTTGGGCCTGTATATTCAGAGTATGCCAGAAAAATATATCGAGGTGAACTTTAGAAATTTCTATGTTTCaatattactactccctccgtcccataatagtataaaaaacgttcttatattacgggacggagggagtactattttgtaCACCTGGACGTGAGGTCCATAGCATGATTGTACCAGTCGGCTAGCTTCGGCTGTCCATCTCAACGGGAAGAAGAATTCATGTTTACAAAAGAGTTAATAGGTTGTACATTCCTACATCACACAGTTCATGAGGAAAGCAATACATTCCAACAAAACTAAATGCCGCCGTACATAGAACTCAATTGCCTTGTCCCGTTGATTATGATATTCCATGTGATGAGAAGGACTATACTTAATTACAATAGGATCTACTGGATACTGAATTGGGTAGAGTGAAATAAATGTCCATATATACACACAACAAACCCTCTTGACTAATTATAGTCGCCACTAAAAGATTTCAGAATACTAAACTTGTTCATCTTGTTCCTTTTTCTGTGCCAGAGAAGCAGCTAACTAAGTGTCCCATTATATTCAGCTAAAAGGGAAACAAATTGTACAACATATGGAGTACTGTTTGTGGTCTTACAGGGTTGGAGAAGTGCTCTTTTGGGATGAGGGAGGTGAGCTTGGCGCAGAGcgccttcatgtgctgcctcctctCCCTCTCCGCCTCCTTCCTCTCCACCACCCTCGTCGTGGTCGTGCCGCCGCTCGTCCTGCTCCTCTTCCCGCCCCTCGCTGCCTTCGCCTGCATCTCCATCTCGACCGATGGTCGAAATGCAACCAGAAGGACGGAGGGGGAGATGGGTGAGGAGGAGTGAGGGTTTATGAACACAAGAAGGCAGCTGCTAGCTAGCTGGAGTGAGTGTTTTGTTTTTCATGGAGCAGCCAGATGGAGGTAGGAGAAGAAGAATTCCAAGGGATGAGAGCTAGTAGGAGGACTGGAGTGGTGTGGCTTAAATGGGAGGCGGACAGATGGGTGCTGTGTgtgcgcgcccgcggataagggcagcCCAGGACGTGGAAAATATGCCTAAGTAGCTAGATATATGTGTGGACACTGTATACGAACACTAGAGTATTAAAATATATGTACAAATTATGAAATATATGTGGTTGCACCGGTGAGTACACATGCATGCTAGACAGGGAGCACCCAGAAATATCCACGAATATTATCCTTTTCTTTTGGGAAATATCGACGGGTATTTTGATTCACAGCCAAAACGTAATTTACCACCGCACCAAATCTGTGGTGAATTATATTTGGTTGGGAAAGGTTTTCCTTTGTAGCAGCTGGGTTCCTTTTGCCATAGATTGGAAAAATGTGGTTGTACGAGCAACACCATCAAATAGCCCTTGGCATGGGCCAAGCGCGACAGACTGGCCGGAAGCTCGAAATGTCCCTGAATATAGTTataacgatatatatatatatgtggacaCACACACCCCACAATAATACTTCTAAATATGAAATATGTCTTAAAATACATAATAGTATAGTATTGTGGCCAGGCTAGGTTGGGCCCGGATCGTTAGGGTCGGGCTTATCGGAGCCCAGCCCAACAGATTCCTAGGTCTTGCACCAAGGGGCCCTCCGTAGGTCATCGGAGCATTTTTTTTTGGTGGTTGAAGCAACAAAAACAAACAGCTTtagtcggtggcctccatctcgcCATCCCGGGAGACGTTGCAATGCCGGTGCTTGCCGCAGTTCCTCTTCCGCCTCTTCTCGGCCCGCCTCTAGCGTCATCGCTGCTCCACGCCTCCACATCTCGACCCCACCACATCGCGGCCTCCCCATCCTCGACGCAGCGCATTACCGACTTCGGCAACAACGAGGCAAGGGGGGAAGGCACAAGTGGCGGAGCAAGAAGAGTGGAAGGAGAGGAAAACATAGGAGCATCTCTAGCCGCGGGCCCcaacctgccccccccccccaggcccttTTTCGTCGCCGGCGCCCAAAATTCGGCCGAGTCGCGCCCTCAGAAGCCCAATTTTCGCAGGTTAGGGCTGAATTTGGTGCCAGCACACCCAGGCCGAACTCCGCACGCTTGGTGCACCCAGGGACGCCGGGGGAAACGTTTTTGGCGCGAAAAGAAGTAGGGCCACCGAGTCAGTGACTCGCCGCCtttgtcgtcctcatcgcctcggttcttgCGGGCATCAATGCCAAGGTTGTCGCGCCAGTCAGCCTTACATTGatacctcacgggcggcgcagtgaaggtgcGGCGACGCGCGTCCCGCCCACTCCCACCAAGCGGCACACGGCGGCAGCCCTACCACCGCCCATCCGCGGCTATAAAAGCCGGCCCCCTTGCCAGTGAACGCACACGCTCTCGCCACCGACGCCCTTCTCTTCGCCTCTCGCCGCCGACGCCactctctcccactctctccccACCGACGCTAATGGCGGAGTGCTTCCTAGGCGACGGTGCGGCAGCAAATGACTTCGGCAGCCGCCATCTGCACGAGGACGACGATGTCGACTACCTAGCACCCCCGGACATGATGGTGCCGGGCACCtggaggctcagcgccggcggCGTCTCGGTGCCACCCGCGCCCAGCGGAGCTGCTCGGCGCACTAAAATTGCGCGCATCCGGTCCTCGCTGTTGGAGCCGCAGCGGAACCAGCCGAGGTACGCCCCTGACAGCAACATGTTGTGGATGGCGTACTTCGAGCGGCTCCACGAGGAGAAGATCGCCTCCACTAACGGCGTCGAGCCCCGGGGCCACCTCAACTCCGAGCGGCGGCGCCAATGGTGGGGCGTCCCTGGCCGCACCCTCGAAGCTGTCCTCCAGCACATCGAGGCCGACAACACGCCACGCCAGGAAtacccggcgcccccctccttctcccgACGTCGTGGTAGCTCATGGACGCCGCGGCGAATGGAGACGGCGACCTCCTCATCGTCAGGCTCTGGCTCTCTTTCCTCcggttcgtcggtgctccgccccgTCAAGCTGGAGCCGCAGGAGACGCCACTTGGGCACCATACCCACCGCGGCGCGCTCATCGGGCGCCCACCCCACTCTTCTTCCCGCCTCGTCAGGCCGAAGACGGGTTTGCTCCCCATGAAGAAGGAGCACGAGGGCATGGCCGCCGCCGATGAGACCGCCCTCAAGTGGGTGAaggaggactacgtccgcgagcagATGAAGCGCCAGCGCCGCGCCTTCGAGGAGATCGCCGCTAGGCGCCGCAGACGCGAGGAGGGCGGCGTCGTCATCCTCGACATCGACGACGAGGAGGCGCCCGAGCCGTCCAACCCCCCGCAGATCGGCGACGCTGGTCAGGGGTCCAGCAAGGACGGGGCGGCACCCAGCACTGCAATGGCGATGacaacgacgacgatggcggcggcgactacacccgGTTCTACAGGATCCTATGCATGTAGaaggcaggaggcggcggcggcagataGTGCTAGGCGTAGTCGTTGTGTTTAGTTTGTGTTTTTAATTTGTGCTTTTAAGTTTTTTACAAATATCAATGAAATCGCATATTTTTGAACGAATTTATGTCGTGTTTggccgattttattttattttaaatgaCGTCTAGGGACGACCTGGGGCAGTGGCTGGGAACCCGAACGGCCCCAAGCCGAAATTATCGCATGTTCGCCTCAGGCAACGCTATTTCAAGCtccgggggccgaacggctggagatgctctaatgaaAATAAAATGTGAGACACTGACCTAAGCTGTTGCCGCTGTGCTGTTGCTGTTTACCAGTCGTGAGTAAtgatgggctgggctgggctgtACCGAATGGACATGCAATTAAGCTCGATCTCCACATGCTGGCCGCATTAATTAATTCAGTGAGTGCAAGCAAAGCAAGATTGATTAATTATTTGTTGACCAAGAAAAAGAAACGAGCTTAGGAGAGCTCAGCTCATCGATCGCATGCATGCATTCGTCACTCCGGTGACGCAAGCAAGGCTGACGTACGCACGCATGCATGAAGATGAAGCCCAAGATTGATGGATCAGCTGCCTTGGATTGCTTCTGGACATCGATGACAGAATTGTCCCAACCAGGTCTCTCTCTGTGTCTGTCTAGATCGATTGATATGACATGTGCGTGTATGACGCACGTATATCTCCATGGCGAGGACAAAATTTCTGTTCTAACCTTTTATGCTAACAAAATCAAGAATTGACCTCGTTTGCGAAGAAATTTTAAATCTGACCTTTTTGGTCACGACAACATCTTTGGCGTTTGGCTTGCATGGGAGACGCTAGACTTTGTGGCGTTTGGCTCTGGCCCACACGAACCTAGCTGGCGCTGAAGTGGCACTGCCAGACGCCATGCATCTTGGCGTTTGGGCAAACGCCATAGAGCCTAGCGTTTTGAGCCCATCCATTGTGAGTAGACAAGAAAAGATATTGGCATTTGGGAGCTAAGCTTCATGTAGAAACTGcgctgcatgcatgcatcaatAATGGATTTGCTTCCGTCAATAATTGtagtaggttaattaatcttatcaGGAAACTAAAAGAATTGGTAGTAGGCTTTTATTTAGCAAAAAAAATGTATTCTAGAACTTAGGAAATCATCCAAACATACTAGATGGTTACACGGGCGCTTATTAGGGGtgctaagggcatcttcaacggcaACCCGCACGTGCCGCCTCTATACAAGAATTGAAGTTGTCCGCCTCCATGTCGCCCTCAAGCTTGGCGTCGACGGGACGGGAGGGGTGGTGACCTTTTTGGGACACGAATGGTGATGACCTACCGTGCACTACTCTTACTCGTTGTTGGCGGTGCCGAACAACGCCTCGCTCGCCGCGTCATCGCACTCCATGCAGGCGGCCGCAACTTCCGCCACCCGTTGCCGGTATCGCCAGCGGGGCGAGGTGTatctcgcgggcggagcggtaggaTTCAAGTAGCGCTTCCTGCTCCACCAGGTCCTCGTCCGCCCCGGCGGCCCTGCCGGCGGTGGCCTACTCCTCCGCCTGCAGATGCTCCTAGAATCGGTTGTGGTTGTAgttggcgtcggcctgcgcctttcAAAACTGGCCCTCCCGCTCCCTGCACCATGTCCATATAGTGGGCACGGGCCTTGTCGGTGGTCATGGTGCAATAATGCACTGGTGAGGGTGGAGCGGAGGAGGAGGGTGTCGCGGAGGAAGAGGAGGGTGGCGCTGGCACGTCGGAGGAGGCATCCACCGGCTGCCTGCCGACCTGCCAGTCGGCAGTAATGGCGGCCATGGCCTTCTTCTACTCCGACGTCAGCCCGTCCCAGAGNNNNNNNNNNNNNNNNNNNNNNNNNNNNNNNNNNNNNNNNNNNNNNNNNNNNNNNNNNNNNNNNNNNNNNNNNNNNNNNNNNNNNNNNNNNNNNNNNNNNNNNNNNNNNNNNNNNNNNNNNNNNNNNNNNNNNNNNNNNNNNNNNNNNNNNNNNNNNNNNNNNNNNNNNNNNNNNNNNNNNNNNNNNNNNNNNNNNNNNNNNNNNNNNNNNNNNNNNNNNNNNNNNNNNNNNNNNNNNNNNNNNNNNNNGGACGAGTGGTGCCAGAGGAGACTCGGCAATCGCGTGTCATCAATCCTAGCGGCAGACAAACGAACGGGCGGCCATCGTGTCGTTTGAACGCGTGACAGTTGCCTGCAATGGGATGCGGCGCGAGCGGCGCTCTCTCgggcggcgcgccgcttcaatgccggtgtCAGTGAGCGGTTGCGTCTGCTCTGGCCGGCATGAATGCGGGCGCTGACCCTCTGGAGCGGCACTGACCAAAAACGCGCGGGAGGCgggaggggtttttggtgggcgAGGACGGTCAGCAATGGGCTTGAGatcggtccggactcccgcaaatcTATCCCACTTTTGTCTCTGGTTTGCGGGAGAAATCACGTTCGGACCACACCACAGACCGATACAAATCGACATTGATAGCTTCCGCGGTCCAGACGGTAGGTAGCAGGAGGTTTACGGATcggcgttgaagatgccctaaatAAGTTTAGGTACACAGCCACTTAACATGAGATTAATCCATCCAAACCGCACGTCTTTCTAAAAGAACGCAGCTTCCTGGCTGACGTGATACTTTAGCTTTCTGCCTCCTCACTGATTAAGCAACCACACTAATCAACATCAAACGAGAATAATCAGACAGGCGTcacatgattttctt contains:
- the LOC119274227 gene encoding transcription factor bHLH162-like isoform X2; translated protein: MEMQAKAARGGKRSRTSGGTTTTRVVERKEAERERRQHMKALCAKLTSLIPKEHFSNPDTMTRLGSLDEAASYIKKLKERVDELQHRRNSAQAMAAARGASGASTPTTTPTTSGGAGSPEGEKHWEALAPVVEVQQHDDTSMDVVLVCSTERPIMLHQVITILEEEGAEVVNANHSVVGHKIFYTIHSRAFSSRIGIDVSSVSERLRALV
- the LOC119274227 gene encoding transcription factor bHLH162-like isoform X1 — translated: MEMQAKAARGGKRSRTSGGTTTTRVVERKEAERERRQHMKALCAKLTSLIPKEHFSNPDTMTRLGSLDEAASYIKKLKERVDELQHRRNSAQAMAAARGASGASTPTTTPTTSGGAGSPEGEKHWEALAPVVEVQQHDDTSMDVVLVCSTERPIMLHQVITILEEEGAEVVNANHSVVGHKIFYTIHSRVCTYIGLQLENWHRCFKCFRKTESIGMIVNLFV